A genomic stretch from Aminobacter aminovorans includes:
- a CDS encoding alpha-1,2-fucosyltransferase, whose translation MKQQIVSSIYAGLGNQMFQFAMGRAMALRSQSALVLDTRWFEASPSVTFRLGHFNIGPAVTSGTLPPRRRQERLRYYLWHASGRFPHRVKENGLGFDATMLTPRSNLWLDGYWQSERYFADCVDTIRNDLRIVTPPSAENARHLADIAACPAISLHVRRGDYLLPENQALFAACSQQYYAKAVDLMASKMPQEPVIYVFSDDPGWARDNLSFPVEKRVMGHNGRDADYEDMRLMSACRHHIIANSSFSWWGAWLNPAPDKIVIGPASWLADPSASNPDILPDSWLKLSNQA comes from the coding sequence ATGAAACAGCAAATCGTCAGCAGCATTTATGCCGGCCTGGGCAACCAGATGTTCCAGTTTGCCATGGGACGCGCCATGGCGCTGCGCAGCCAGAGCGCGCTTGTGCTCGACACCAGGTGGTTCGAGGCGTCGCCTTCGGTCACCTTCCGGCTCGGCCATTTCAACATCGGTCCGGCCGTGACCTCCGGCACGCTGCCGCCGCGGCGGAGGCAGGAGCGGCTGCGTTATTATCTCTGGCACGCATCGGGGCGGTTCCCGCATCGCGTCAAGGAGAACGGCCTCGGCTTCGACGCGACGATGCTCACCCCGCGCAGCAATCTCTGGCTCGACGGCTACTGGCAGTCTGAGCGCTATTTCGCCGACTGCGTCGACACGATCCGCAACGATCTGCGCATCGTCACGCCGCCCAGCGCCGAAAACGCCAGGCACCTCGCCGACATCGCCGCCTGTCCGGCGATCTCGCTGCATGTCCGGCGCGGCGACTATCTTTTGCCGGAAAACCAGGCGCTGTTTGCCGCCTGCTCGCAGCAATATTACGCAAAGGCCGTCGACCTGATGGCCTCGAAGATGCCGCAAGAGCCCGTCATCTACGTCTTCTCCGACGATCCCGGTTGGGCCCGCGACAACCTCTCCTTCCCGGTGGAGAAACGGGTGATGGGCCATAATGGCCGCGACGCCGACTATGAGGACATGCGCCTGATGAGCGCCTGCCGCCATCACATCATCGCCAATTCCAGCTTTTCCTGGTGGGGCGCCTGGCTCAACCCGGCGCCCGACAAGATCGTCATCGGGCCGGCGTCGTGGCTTGCCGATCCGTCCGCCAGCAATCCCGACATCCTGCCCGACAGCTGGCTGAAGCTGTCCAACCAGGCCTGA
- a CDS encoding leucyl aminopeptidase, protein MTSKPSISFAKPGTPKKGTVIVFSADEGGLSDAARANDPAKALDRAFPVADFKGKFAGVVEVLAPAGTDIDRLVAIGTGKAASLDEYAWLKLGGVIAAQLRKATEVAVILDIPDVDADGAAAAGIASGILLRSYSFDKYKTKKDNSDSKGDGKADDRKPAKITIHCADPAAARKAFADAEAVVGGVLLARDLVNEPANILGPVEFAAQAKELEKLGVKVEILTEKEMKKLGMGSLLGVAQGSVRPPRLAVMQWNGGKAKDKPVAFVGKGVTFDSGGISIKPAAGMEDMKGDMGGAAAVTGLMQALAARKAKVNVVGIIGIVENMVDGNAQRPGDIVTSMSGQTIEVLNTDAEGRLVLADALWYCNQRFEPKFMVNLATLTGAIMVALGQSHAGLFSNNDELAERLTAAGTATQEKLWRMPLGSEYDKLIDSKNADMKNIGGRYGGSITAAQFLQRFVKETPWAHLDIAGTAMGSPTNEINQSWGSGYGVRLLDRLVRDHYEG, encoded by the coding sequence ATGACTTCTAAGCCGTCGATCAGTTTTGCCAAGCCGGGCACGCCCAAGAAGGGCACCGTCATCGTCTTTTCCGCCGACGAGGGCGGGCTGAGCGATGCGGCACGCGCCAACGATCCGGCCAAGGCGCTCGATCGGGCTTTTCCCGTCGCCGATTTCAAAGGCAAGTTCGCAGGCGTCGTCGAGGTCCTGGCGCCCGCTGGCACTGATATCGACAGGCTTGTCGCGATCGGCACCGGCAAGGCGGCGTCGCTCGACGAATATGCCTGGCTGAAGCTCGGCGGCGTCATTGCAGCACAGCTGCGCAAGGCGACCGAAGTGGCCGTCATCCTCGACATTCCCGATGTCGATGCCGATGGCGCGGCCGCGGCGGGCATTGCTTCGGGCATCCTGCTCAGGAGCTACAGCTTCGACAAATACAAGACCAAGAAGGACAATTCCGACAGCAAGGGCGACGGCAAGGCCGACGACCGGAAGCCGGCCAAGATCACCATCCATTGCGCCGATCCGGCTGCCGCCAGGAAGGCCTTTGCCGACGCCGAGGCTGTCGTCGGCGGCGTGCTGCTTGCCCGCGACCTGGTCAACGAGCCGGCCAATATCCTCGGCCCGGTCGAGTTCGCCGCCCAGGCCAAGGAACTCGAGAAGCTCGGCGTCAAGGTCGAGATCCTGACCGAGAAGGAAATGAAGAAGCTCGGCATGGGCTCGCTGCTCGGCGTCGCCCAGGGTTCGGTGCGTCCGCCGCGTCTGGCGGTCATGCAGTGGAACGGCGGCAAGGCCAAGGACAAGCCTGTCGCCTTCGTCGGCAAGGGCGTGACGTTCGATTCGGGCGGCATCTCGATCAAGCCGGCCGCCGGCATGGAAGACATGAAGGGCGACATGGGCGGCGCCGCCGCCGTCACCGGGCTGATGCAGGCGCTCGCCGCACGCAAGGCCAAGGTCAATGTCGTCGGCATCATAGGCATTGTCGAGAACATGGTCGACGGCAACGCCCAGCGTCCGGGCGACATCGTCACCTCGATGTCGGGCCAGACCATCGAAGTGCTCAACACCGACGCCGAGGGCCGCCTCGTGCTGGCCGATGCGCTGTGGTACTGCAACCAGCGTTTCGAGCCGAAATTCATGGTCAATCTGGCGACGCTGACCGGGGCGATCATGGTGGCGCTCGGCCAGAGCCATGCCGGCCTGTTCTCCAACAATGACGAGCTTGCCGAGCGCCTGACCGCCGCCGGCACGGCGACGCAGGAGAAGCTGTGGCGCATGCCGCTCGGCTCGGAATACGACAAGCTGATCGATTCCAAGAATGCCGACATGAAGAACATCGGCGGCCGTTATGGCGGCTCGATCACGGCGGCGCAGTTCCTGCAGCGTTTCGTCAAGGAAACGCCCTGGGCGCATCTCGACATCGCCGGCACCGCCATGGGCTCGCCGACCAACGAGATCAACCAGTCCTGGGGTTCGGGCTACGGCGTGCGGCTGCTAGACAGGCTGGTACGCGACCACTACGAAGGCTGA
- the lptF gene encoding LPS export ABC transporter permease LptF → MKVVERYILRRAFAVFIAALTWTLAIVWTTQVLGRIDLVTDSGQSALTFFEVAALILPTVIPIVVPFAVIIAVALTLSTMNSDSELVILNAAGASRLTVIRPILILAVCAAMFSFIVDNVANPMARQRNRELIATSRADLLSLIIQEGTFRKVDDGLFVQVGERLPNGGLGGIFVADSREPNVDLVYYAKDGSFIERNKKQMLVMNEGVIHRKAPGGEVSVISFDSYAFDLSEFSAAANEVTMQPKDRSTSYLMQPQHDDKFYQRNPRLFDAELNRRFSDWLYSIAFAFIALAVAGDARSHREARIHPLVTTVTIALFFRWLGFFANSKAEAAAWIGYVVYAIPIGASLFALWFIRSHRALELPVSVADRLAATAARLRDGFAAFRQRLTGRASGQGAA, encoded by the coding sequence ATGAAGGTTGTTGAGCGCTACATTCTGCGTCGTGCGTTCGCGGTTTTCATCGCGGCGTTGACGTGGACATTGGCGATCGTCTGGACCACCCAGGTCCTCGGACGCATCGACCTCGTCACCGACAGCGGCCAGTCGGCGCTGACCTTCTTCGAGGTCGCGGCCCTGATCCTGCCGACCGTCATTCCCATCGTCGTGCCGTTTGCCGTGATCATCGCGGTGGCGCTGACGCTGAGCACCATGAACAGCGATTCCGAGCTGGTGATCCTCAATGCCGCCGGCGCCTCGCGGCTCACCGTGATCCGGCCGATTCTCATCCTCGCGGTGTGCGCCGCGATGTTCTCCTTCATCGTCGACAACGTCGCCAACCCGATGGCGCGCCAGCGCAACCGCGAGCTGATCGCGACGTCGCGCGCCGACCTTCTGTCGCTGATCATCCAGGAAGGCACCTTCCGCAAGGTCGACGACGGCCTGTTCGTGCAGGTCGGCGAGCGCCTTCCCAATGGCGGGCTGGGCGGCATCTTCGTCGCCGATTCGCGCGAGCCCAATGTCGACCTCGTCTATTATGCCAAGGACGGCTCGTTCATCGAACGCAACAAGAAGCAGATGCTGGTGATGAATGAAGGCGTCATTCACCGCAAGGCGCCGGGCGGCGAAGTCTCGGTCATCAGCTTCGACTCCTATGCCTTTGATCTCAGTGAGTTTTCCGCTGCCGCCAACGAAGTCACCATGCAGCCGAAGGACCGCTCGACGTCCTATCTGATGCAGCCGCAGCACGACGACAAATTCTACCAGCGCAACCCGCGCCTGTTCGACGCCGAGCTCAACCGCCGCTTCTCCGACTGGCTCTATTCGATCGCCTTCGCCTTCATCGCACTTGCCGTTGCCGGCGATGCGCGCTCGCACCGCGAGGCCCGGATCCACCCGCTTGTGACGACGGTGACGATCGCCCTGTTCTTCCGCTGGCTCGGCTTCTTCGCCAACAGCAAGGCAGAGGCTGCGGCCTGGATCGGCTATGTCGTCTATGCGATTCCCATCGGCGCCTCGCTGTTTGCCCTGTGGTTCATCCGCAGCCACCGCGCCCTCGAACTGCCGGTCTCGGTCGCCGATCGCCTGGCGGCGACAGCGGCACGGCTGCGCGACGGCTTCGCCGCATTCCGCCAGCGCCTCACCGGCCGTGCTTCCGGCCAGGGAGCGGCATGA
- the lptG gene encoding LPS export ABC transporter permease LptG, which translates to MMGWTLGRYFLIRYAVITTWFFIGIYALIFIIDVTEFSSNVGGLPGFRFSIAMTVSALRVPMIMQQTVPFVALFSAMATLVSLNRRYELVIVRAAGISAWQFLLPCCIGALLFGLVTVGILNPIAAYGFSHSETIESELRSRQSNSVSAFSAPWLRQKAGGTEVIIGARAVLNQGLELSDAVFFVFDDKGDMVERKDAERAYLRDGHWELVNVRSMKGGQNFTSQPVDQVPTNLKPEFVQERLARPETIPFFELPSKIEVARSFGLRANAFAMQFHSLVALPFLLVAMTLIAATVSMRFARMGQSATMILGGVVAGFLLYVVSVLVKAFGNAGFVPTYIAAWFPVVVAMFFGVTFLLYKEDG; encoded by the coding sequence ATGATGGGCTGGACGCTTGGCCGCTATTTCCTCATTCGCTACGCCGTCATCACGACGTGGTTCTTCATCGGCATCTATGCGCTGATCTTCATCATCGACGTCACCGAATTCTCGAGCAATGTCGGCGGCCTGCCGGGCTTCAGGTTTTCGATCGCCATGACGGTTTCGGCCCTGCGCGTGCCGATGATCATGCAGCAGACGGTGCCGTTCGTGGCGCTGTTCAGCGCCATGGCGACACTGGTTTCGCTCAACCGGCGCTACGAGCTTGTCATTGTGCGCGCCGCCGGCATCTCGGCCTGGCAGTTCCTGTTGCCCTGCTGCATCGGCGCGCTGCTGTTCGGCCTTGTGACCGTCGGCATCCTAAACCCGATCGCGGCCTACGGCTTCTCGCATTCCGAGACCATCGAATCCGAGCTGCGCTCACGCCAGTCCAATTCGGTCTCGGCGTTTTCGGCGCCCTGGCTGCGCCAGAAGGCAGGTGGCACCGAAGTCATCATCGGCGCCCGCGCCGTGCTCAACCAGGGTCTCGAGCTGTCTGACGCGGTGTTCTTCGTCTTCGACGACAAGGGCGACATGGTCGAACGCAAGGACGCCGAGCGCGCCTATCTGCGTGACGGCCACTGGGAACTGGTCAACGTCCGCAGCATGAAGGGGGGCCAGAATTTCACCTCCCAGCCGGTCGATCAGGTGCCCACCAATCTGAAGCCTGAGTTCGTCCAGGAACGGCTGGCGCGGCCCGAAACGATTCCCTTCTTCGAGCTGCCTTCGAAGATCGAAGTGGCGCGTTCCTTCGGCCTCCGGGCCAACGCATTCGCCATGCAATTTCATTCACTTGTCGCCCTGCCCTTCCTTTTGGTTGCAATGACGCTCATTGCTGCAACAGTGTCGATGCGATTTGCACGTATGGGGCAGTCTGCAACGATGATTTTGGGTGGCGTCGTCGCCGGCTTTCTGCTTTATGTCGTTTCGGTTCTGGTCAAAGCATTTGGCAATGCGGGATTCGTGCCGACTTATATTGCGGCATGGTTTCCAGTAGTGGTCGCAATGTTTTTCGGGGTGACTTTCCTGCTCTACAAAGAGGACGGTTAG
- a CDS encoding DNA polymerase III subunit chi — protein sequence MAEVLFYHLTESTLEDALPGLLERSLQRGWKAVVQCGSEERRDALDQHLWTFRDDSFLAHGSDREAHAADQPVVLTVTEDNPNAAEIRFLVDGAVPPDITPYQRAVFLFDGHDAAQLEGAREHWKTMKSAGHAVTYWQQGADKRWERKA from the coding sequence ATGGCTGAAGTCCTTTTCTACCACCTGACCGAATCGACCCTCGAGGATGCCTTGCCGGGCCTGCTCGAGCGCAGTCTGCAGCGTGGCTGGAAGGCAGTGGTGCAGTGTGGCAGCGAAGAGCGCCGCGACGCGCTCGACCAGCATCTGTGGACCTTCCGCGACGATTCGTTTCTTGCCCATGGCAGCGACCGCGAGGCGCACGCCGCCGACCAGCCGGTGGTGCTGACGGTGACGGAGGACAATCCCAACGCCGCCGAGATCCGTTTCCTCGTCGACGGTGCCGTGCCGCCCGACATCACCCCCTACCAGCGGGCGGTGTTCCTGTTCGACGGCCATGACGCGGCCCAGCTCGAAGGCGCAAGGGAGCACTGGAAGACGATGAAATCAGCCGGCCACGCGGTCACCTACTGGCAGCAGGGCGCCGACAAGCGTTGGGAGCGCAAGGCCTGA
- a CDS encoding 23S rRNA (adenine(2030)-N(6))-methyltransferase RlmJ, producing the protein MNYRHAYHAGNFADVVKHAVLARLVEYLKRKDKAFRVIDTHAGIGLYDLGSAEAEKTGEWHDGIGRLIEAQLPVDAAALLAPYLDAVRAVNAEGRIERYPGSPVIARHLMRKQDRLSAIELHPEDARTLAQQFEGDFQTRVTELDGWLALGAHLPPKEKRGLVLVDPPFEIGGEFDRLVDGLKKAHRRWPGGIFALWYPVKDRKAVAAFRTALADAAIPKIMDIEFYIRQPSAEPRLDGTGMVVVNPPYQLEAELKTMLQALGKLLAEGPGARWSVEWLAGEAAAA; encoded by the coding sequence ATGAACTATCGCCACGCCTATCATGCCGGGAATTTTGCCGACGTGGTCAAGCACGCCGTGCTCGCCCGGCTGGTCGAATATCTCAAGCGCAAGGACAAGGCGTTTCGCGTCATCGACACCCATGCCGGCATCGGGCTCTACGACCTCGGATCGGCAGAGGCCGAAAAGACAGGCGAATGGCATGACGGCATCGGCCGCCTGATCGAGGCCCAATTGCCTGTCGATGCCGCCGCATTGCTGGCGCCCTATCTCGACGCCGTCAGGGCGGTCAATGCCGAGGGCCGGATCGAACGCTATCCCGGCTCGCCGGTCATCGCGCGGCATCTCATGCGCAAGCAGGACCGCCTGTCGGCGATCGAACTGCACCCCGAGGACGCAAGGACGCTGGCCCAGCAGTTCGAAGGCGACTTCCAGACCCGCGTCACCGAGCTCGACGGCTGGCTGGCGCTGGGCGCGCATCTGCCGCCCAAGGAAAAGCGCGGCCTGGTGCTCGTCGATCCGCCCTTCGAGATCGGCGGCGAGTTCGACCGGCTGGTCGACGGGCTGAAGAAGGCGCACCGGCGCTGGCCGGGCGGCATCTTCGCCTTGTGGTATCCGGTCAAGGACCGCAAGGCGGTGGCGGCGTTCCGCACAGCGCTCGCCGACGCTGCCATCCCCAAGATCATGGACATCGAATTCTACATCCGGCAGCCCTCGGCCGAGCCCAGGCTCGACGGCACCGGCATGGTGGTGGTCAACCCGCCCTACCAGCTGGAGGCCGAGCTTAAGACCATGCTGCAGGCGCTCGGCAAGCTGCTGGCCGAAGGGCCCGGCGCACGCTGGTCGGTCGAGTGGCTGGCTGGTGAAGCCGCGGCTGCTTGA
- a CDS encoding glutathione S-transferase family protein — protein MPKLFYSPASPYSGKVRMAAAYVGIAVESVTVETGPQPAMLTDVNPLGKIPVWITDAGEGIYDSRVITQYLNRLSGNKLFPRNAEKRLDAERLEALADGICDCLLAIVYERRARPEEIVHQPWIDKQWTKATRALDLLNANPPKLPKAISAGQIALRAAIGYLDLRFAGKWEKGRPRLKRWAARFDEKFPELKAIIPQG, from the coding sequence ATGCCGAAACTCTTCTATTCTCCCGCTTCGCCCTACAGCGGCAAGGTCCGCATGGCGGCCGCTTACGTTGGCATCGCGGTCGAATCCGTCACCGTCGAGACCGGTCCGCAGCCGGCCATGCTGACCGACGTCAATCCGCTCGGCAAGATCCCGGTCTGGATCACCGATGCGGGCGAGGGCATCTATGACAGCCGCGTCATCACCCAGTATCTGAACCGGCTTTCCGGCAACAAGCTGTTCCCGCGCAATGCCGAAAAGCGGCTCGATGCGGAACGTTTGGAGGCACTGGCCGACGGCATCTGCGATTGCCTCCTGGCGATCGTCTACGAACGCCGCGCACGTCCCGAGGAGATCGTCCACCAGCCCTGGATCGACAAGCAGTGGACCAAGGCGACGCGCGCGCTCGACCTGCTCAATGCCAACCCGCCGAAGCTGCCCAAGGCGATCAGCGCGGGCCAGATCGCGCTCAGGGCGGCGATCGGCTATCTCGACCTGCGCTTTGCCGGCAAGTGGGAGAAGGGTCGCCCGCGCCTCAAGCGCTGGGCCGCCCGCTTCGACGAGAAGTTCCCGGAGCTCAAGGCGATCATCCCGCAAGGCTGA
- a CDS encoding ribonuclease T2 family protein: protein MIRNVLKVALTSAAFALLAACAPAEQSQPSDKTSTETKQAAAVVPRGEGFDFYVLALSWSPSYCEAEGEQANGQQCRAGRPYGFVVHGLWPQYERGFPESCPTGNSDVSSDRLRSLYDLIPSAGLIRHQWRKHGSCSGLGQDDYFKVLRAAREKIEIPKEFKSLESYRTLSPDQAERAFLQSNPQMSAASVAVTCDRRFLREVRICMGKDLAFRACPEIDRRSCRLDRVVMPPVRAR from the coding sequence ATGATCCGCAACGTCCTGAAGGTCGCGCTGACAAGTGCGGCCTTTGCCTTGTTGGCCGCCTGTGCGCCGGCCGAGCAGTCGCAGCCCTCCGACAAGACATCGACCGAAACCAAGCAGGCGGCCGCGGTCGTCCCGCGCGGCGAGGGCTTCGACTTCTACGTCCTGGCTCTGTCCTGGTCGCCGAGCTATTGCGAGGCCGAGGGCGAGCAGGCCAATGGCCAGCAATGCCGCGCCGGCCGCCCCTATGGCTTCGTCGTGCATGGGCTGTGGCCGCAATATGAGCGCGGCTTTCCCGAGAGCTGCCCGACCGGCAACAGCGACGTTTCGAGCGACAGGCTGCGCAGCCTCTACGACCTGATACCCTCGGCCGGCCTGATCCGCCACCAGTGGCGCAAGCACGGCAGCTGCAGCGGGCTCGGTCAGGACGACTATTTCAAGGTGCTGCGGGCGGCCCGCGAGAAGATCGAAATTCCAAAGGAATTCAAGAGCCTGGAGAGCTACCGCACGCTGTCGCCCGATCAGGCCGAGCGTGCCTTCCTGCAGTCCAATCCTCAGATGTCGGCCGCTTCGGTCGCGGTGACCTGCGACCGGCGCTTCCTGCGCGAGGTGCGCATCTGCATGGGCAAGGATCTCGCCTTCCGCGCCTGTCCCGAGATCGACCGCCGCAGCTGCCGCCTCGACAGGGTGGTGATGCCGCCGGTGCGTGCCCGCTGA